A stretch of the Macaca thibetana thibetana isolate TM-01 chromosome X, ASM2454274v1, whole genome shotgun sequence genome encodes the following:
- the SLC10A3 gene encoding P3 protein isoform X1, whose amino-acid sequence MVLMQGRGSSQQWPGVGGEDGGTGPLGMLRAALLLISLPWGARGTASSSLSTAGGHTVPLTGGRYLSIGDGSVMEFEFPEESEGIIVISSQYPGQANRTVPSPMLRVTSLDTEVLTIKNVSAITWGGGGGFVVSIHSGLAGLAPLHIQLLDAREAPPTLIEERRDFCIKVSPAEDSPAPLSTDLAHFSENPILYLLLPLIFVNKCSFGCKVELEVLKGLMQSPQPMLLGLLGQFLVMPLYAFLMAKVFMLPKALALGLIITCSSPGGGGSYLFSLLLGGDVTLAISMTFISTVAATGFLPLSSAIYSHLLSIHETLHVPISKILGTLLFIAIPIAVGVLIKSKLPKFSQLLLQVIKPFSFVLLLGGLFLAYRMGVFILAGVRLPIVLVGITVPLVGLLVGYCLATCLKLPVAQRRTVSIEVGVQNSLLALAMLQLSLRRLQADYASQAPFIVALSGTSEMLALVIGHCIYSSLFPVS is encoded by the coding sequence ATGGTGTTAATGCAGGGCAGGGGCAGCTCTCAGCAGTGGCCTGGTGTGGGAGGCGAGGATGGTGGCACAGGTCCCTTAGGCATGCTCAGAGCTGCCCTGCTGCTCATCAGCCTGCCGTGGGGGGCCCGAGGGACAGCCAGCAGCAGCCTCAGCACTGCTGGGGGTCACACTGTGCCGCTGACGGGGGGCCGCTACTTGAGCATTGGAGATGGCTCTGTGATGGAGTTTGAGTTTCCTGAGGAGAGTGAGGGCATCATTGTGATCTCCAGCCAGTACCCAGGCCAAGCCAACAGGACGGTGCCCAGCCCCATGCTCAGGGTTACATCCCTGGACACAGAGGTGCTGACCATCAAGAACGTGAGTGCCATAacctggggaggtgggggtggcttTGTGGTGAGCATCCACTCAGGCCTGGCTGGGCTGGCCCCACTCCACATCCAGCTCCTGGACGCCCGTGAGGCCCCGCCCACACTGATCGAGGAGCGGAGGGACTTCTGCATCAAGGTCTCACCTGCTGAAGACAGCCCCGCCCCCCTCAGCACCGACCTGGCCCACTTCTCGGAAAACCCAATACTCTACCTGCTCCTGCCTCTTATCTTTGTCAACAAGTGTTCGTTTGGGTGCAAAGTGGAACTCGAGGTTCTGAAGGGGCTCATGCAGAGCCCCCAGCCCATGCTGCTGGGCCTCCTGGGCCAGTTTCTGGTCATGCCCTTGTACGCCTTCCTCATGGCCAAAGTCTTCATGCTGCCCAAGGCCCTGGCTCTGGGCCTCATCATTACCTGCTCATCGCCTGGCGGCGGAGGGAGCTACCTCTTCAGCCTCCTTCTTGGAGGGGACGTCACCCTGGCCATCTCCATGACTTTCATCTCTACGGTGGCTGCCACTGGTTTCTTGCCTCTGTCTTCAGCCATCTACAGCCACCTGCTCAGCATCCATGAAACACTCCACGTGCCCATCTCCAAAATCCTGGGCACCCTGCTGTTCATCGCCATCCCCATAGCAGTGGGCGTGCTGATCAAGTCCAAGCTCCCCAAGTTCTCCCAGCTGCTGCTGCAGGTCATCAAGCCCTTCAGCTTTGTGCTCCTCCTGGGCGGCCTTTTCCTGGCCTATCGCATGGGGGTCTTCATCCTGGCAGGCGTCCGGCTACCCATCGTACTGGTGGGTATCACAGTGCCCCTGGTTGGCCTGTTGGTGGGCTACTGCCTGGCCACATGTCTGAAGCTGCCTGTGGCCCAGCGGCGGACGGTCAGCATTGAGGTAGGGGTGCAGAACAGCCTGCTGGCCTTGGCCATGCTGCAGCTATCCCTCCGCCGCCTTCAAGCTGACTATGCCTCCCAGGCCCCCTTCATTGTGGCGCTGAGCGGCACCTCCGAGATGCTGGCCTTGGTCATTGGCCACTGCATCTACAGTAGCCTGTTcccagtttcctga
- the FAM3A gene encoding protein FAM3A isoform X2 — protein MDRGQHPPGWAWQWLSSHPATLHQLECSGAISVHCNLYLLGSSDSSASASRVAETTGPESSVTAAPRARKYKCGLPQPCPEEHLAFRVVSGAANVIGPKICLEDKMLMSSVKDNVGRGLNIALVNGVSGELIEARAFDMWAGDVNDLLKFIRPLHEGTLVFVASYDDPATKMNEETRKLFSELGSRNAKELAFRDSWVFVGAKGVQNKSPFEQHVKNSKHTNKYEGWPEALEMEGCIPRRSTAS, from the exons ATGGATCGTGGTCAGCATCCTCCTGGGTGGGCCTGGCAGTGGCTTTCCTCGCATCCAGCAACTCTTCACCA gctggagtgcagtggtgcgatctcggttcactgcaacctctacctcctgggttcaagtgattctagtgcctcagcctcccgagtagctgagactacag GTCCAGAGAGCTCGGTGACTGCAG CGCCACGGGCCAGGAAGTACAAGTGCGGCCTGCCCCAGCCATGTCCTGAGGAGCACCTGGCCTTCCGTGTGGTCAGCGGGGCCGCCAACGTCATTGGGCCCAAGATCTGCCTTGAGGACAAGAT GCTGATGAGCAGTGTCAAGGACAACGTGGGCCGTGGGCTGAACATCGCCCTGGTGAATG GGGTCAGCGGCGAGCTCATCGAGGCCCGGGCCTTTGACATGTGGGCCGGAG ATGTCAACGACCTGTTGAAGTTTATTCGGCCACTGCACGAAGGCACCCTGGTGTTCGTGGCATCCTACGACGACCCAGCCACCAA GATGAATGAAGAGACCAGAAAGCTCTTCAGCGAGCTGGGTAGCAGGAACGCCAAGGAGCTGGCCTTCCGGGATAGCTGGGTGTTTGTGGGGGCCAAGGGTGTGCAGAACAAGAGCCCCTTTGAGCAG CACGTGAAGAACAGTAAGCACACCAACAAGTACGAAGGCTGGCCCGAGGCACTGGAGATGGAAGGTTGCATCCCGCGGAGAAGCACGGCCAGCTAG
- the SLC10A3 gene encoding P3 protein isoform X2: MVLMQGRGSSQQWPGVGGEDGGTGPLGMLRAALLLISLPWGARGTASSSLSTAGGHTVPLTGGRYLSIGDGSVMEFEFPEESEGIIVISSQYPGQANRTVPSPMLRVTSLDTEVLTIKNLLDAREAPPTLIEERRDFCIKVSPAEDSPAPLSTDLAHFSENPILYLLLPLIFVNKCSFGCKVELEVLKGLMQSPQPMLLGLLGQFLVMPLYAFLMAKVFMLPKALALGLIITCSSPGGGGSYLFSLLLGGDVTLAISMTFISTVAATGFLPLSSAIYSHLLSIHETLHVPISKILGTLLFIAIPIAVGVLIKSKLPKFSQLLLQVIKPFSFVLLLGGLFLAYRMGVFILAGVRLPIVLVGITVPLVGLLVGYCLATCLKLPVAQRRTVSIEVGVQNSLLALAMLQLSLRRLQADYASQAPFIVALSGTSEMLALVIGHCIYSSLFPVS, translated from the exons ATGGTGTTAATGCAGGGCAGGGGCAGCTCTCAGCAGTGGCCTGGTGTGGGAGGCGAGGATGGTGGCACAGGTCCCTTAGGCATGCTCAGAGCTGCCCTGCTGCTCATCAGCCTGCCGTGGGGGGCCCGAGGGACAGCCAGCAGCAGCCTCAGCACTGCTGGGGGTCACACTGTGCCGCTGACGGGGGGCCGCTACTTGAGCATTGGAGATGGCTCTGTGATGGAGTTTGAGTTTCCTGAGGAGAGTGAGGGCATCATTGTGATCTCCAGCCAGTACCCAGGCCAAGCCAACAGGACGGTGCCCAGCCCCATGCTCAGGGTTACATCCCTGGACACAGAGGTGCTGACCATCAAGAAC CTCCTGGACGCCCGTGAGGCCCCGCCCACACTGATCGAGGAGCGGAGGGACTTCTGCATCAAGGTCTCACCTGCTGAAGACAGCCCCGCCCCCCTCAGCACCGACCTGGCCCACTTCTCGGAAAACCCAATACTCTACCTGCTCCTGCCTCTTATCTTTGTCAACAAGTGTTCGTTTGGGTGCAAAGTGGAACTCGAGGTTCTGAAGGGGCTCATGCAGAGCCCCCAGCCCATGCTGCTGGGCCTCCTGGGCCAGTTTCTGGTCATGCCCTTGTACGCCTTCCTCATGGCCAAAGTCTTCATGCTGCCCAAGGCCCTGGCTCTGGGCCTCATCATTACCTGCTCATCGCCTGGCGGCGGAGGGAGCTACCTCTTCAGCCTCCTTCTTGGAGGGGACGTCACCCTGGCCATCTCCATGACTTTCATCTCTACGGTGGCTGCCACTGGTTTCTTGCCTCTGTCTTCAGCCATCTACAGCCACCTGCTCAGCATCCATGAAACACTCCACGTGCCCATCTCCAAAATCCTGGGCACCCTGCTGTTCATCGCCATCCCCATAGCAGTGGGCGTGCTGATCAAGTCCAAGCTCCCCAAGTTCTCCCAGCTGCTGCTGCAGGTCATCAAGCCCTTCAGCTTTGTGCTCCTCCTGGGCGGCCTTTTCCTGGCCTATCGCATGGGGGTCTTCATCCTGGCAGGCGTCCGGCTACCCATCGTACTGGTGGGTATCACAGTGCCCCTGGTTGGCCTGTTGGTGGGCTACTGCCTGGCCACATGTCTGAAGCTGCCTGTGGCCCAGCGGCGGACGGTCAGCATTGAGGTAGGGGTGCAGAACAGCCTGCTGGCCTTGGCCATGCTGCAGCTATCCCTCCGCCGCCTTCAAGCTGACTATGCCTCCCAGGCCCCCTTCATTGTGGCGCTGAGCGGCACCTCCGAGATGCTGGCCTTGGTCATTGGCCACTGCATCTACAGTAGCCTGTTcccagtttcctga
- the FAM3A gene encoding protein FAM3A isoform X1: protein MRLAGPLRIVALVVSVGLTWIVVSILLGGPGSGFPRIQQLFTSPESSVTAAPRARKYKCGLPQPCPEEHLAFRVVSGAANVIGPKICLEDKMLMSSVKDNVGRGLNIALVNGVSGELIEARAFDMWAGDVNDLLKFIRPLHEGTLVFVASYDDPATKMNEETRKLFSELGSRNAKELAFRDSWVFVGAKGVQNKSPFEQHVKNSKHTNKYEGWPEALEMEGCIPRRSTAS, encoded by the exons ATGAGGTTGGCAG GCCCTCTCCGCATTGTGGCCCTAGTCGTCAGTGTGGGTCTCACATGGATCGTGGTCAGCATCCTCCTGGGTGGGCCTGGCAGTGGCTTTCCTCGCATCCAGCAACTCTTCACCA GTCCAGAGAGCTCGGTGACTGCAG CGCCACGGGCCAGGAAGTACAAGTGCGGCCTGCCCCAGCCATGTCCTGAGGAGCACCTGGCCTTCCGTGTGGTCAGCGGGGCCGCCAACGTCATTGGGCCCAAGATCTGCCTTGAGGACAAGAT GCTGATGAGCAGTGTCAAGGACAACGTGGGCCGTGGGCTGAACATCGCCCTGGTGAATG GGGTCAGCGGCGAGCTCATCGAGGCCCGGGCCTTTGACATGTGGGCCGGAG ATGTCAACGACCTGTTGAAGTTTATTCGGCCACTGCACGAAGGCACCCTGGTGTTCGTGGCATCCTACGACGACCCAGCCACCAA GATGAATGAAGAGACCAGAAAGCTCTTCAGCGAGCTGGGTAGCAGGAACGCCAAGGAGCTGGCCTTCCGGGATAGCTGGGTGTTTGTGGGGGCCAAGGGTGTGCAGAACAAGAGCCCCTTTGAGCAG CACGTGAAGAACAGTAAGCACACCAACAAGTACGAAGGCTGGCCCGAGGCACTGGAGATGGAAGGTTGCATCCCGCGGAGAAGCACGGCCAGCTAG